The region CTGGACTTGTAATGTCATGAATTTGAATTGTGTACCGTGAACTTTGAACGCTAAAacactttttaatttttaattaagtATGTTTTCTTTAATTAAGTTAcattattttctgatttttattttatCCGGTTTTTTAACCGGAACCGGACCGATGAAAACCGAACCGGCTTTTTAAAACCGAAACCGAAGGTTTGGTTGCGGTTATggttttcaatttttaaaaacCGAGGTATATGGTTCCGGTTCCGGTTTTACCTAGAAACCGAGCCGAACCGGCCCATACTCTCCCCTAGATTACATGGTGAGGTGAATGAGTAAATTTTTTaataatcataaataattaaatatttatattggttcaaaattattttatcatttatttatttttagactttttaattttaatatgagTAGGACCGAATTTGACTTAAGCTAGATTCAAAAGCGGGTTTTATTCGACTAATGAAAAGTTAGCTCGTGAATAAGTTCGAGTATGTGTACTCGGTTGATATCTTGGCTAAGACTGTCGAGTTTGTGAACAATGATTTGGACCGGACAGTGacttagaaaaataaaatattaaaatttaatctaatataaataatatattaaatatagtACATTTCATTATTTGTTATTAAGTATATGTCTAAAATAGGCAAATTAGTATTAAAAGTTTTattaaattagacaataatttacaTCCTCATATAGGCCAATTTAGTTTTTATCATAATACTTTTCTGAATGTACTTAATTTCTTATTATATTTTAAGAGTGCATGTCATTTTTCATTAATTTTATGTTCTGCACTCTTATTAATTTACCTAACATTTTTTCAATTTGTTTCACTCACCTCACATACATAAAATCCACGTAGTCAACCTAAGTGTTAACAGTTGAGAAGTGAGATGAATTAGTAATGAATATGCTCGCTTTTTTCACTCTTCATTTTTTAGTCTCAACCAAATAAATAAGGATGAGCATTAATTTCTCCACGCCTGACCCCGATACGATCCCCAATCTGTTCAAGTCGAAGATTCGGGAAATTCGTATGGGGCGGGGAACGAGGAAAGTTTTATAAAACAATTTGGGGATCAGAGCGAAGTTTAAGATTAATGTCTTTCCAACCCCgattatgtgtgtgtatatatatatagaatttaaaatattattatatttttttaaaaattatatacttttcttgatcaattttttttttacaatgtaatataatttatacttttaatttttaatttatttatattataaatcgATTTTAATACGATTTGATGTTAAAAAtgagatatatttaatatttttatataatgcGGATTAGTAGATTATTTTTTAATCATAAAAACTTattaaaaatacaaaattataatatttatttatttccctAATTCTGCTAGAATTTTTGTTCGAGCGGGGAGCGGAGAGGAAATGAATCCCCATTCAAGGTTCGCAGGCGGTGATAACACTTCCCAATCTTGAAGTGACCCGATACATATCCCTATAAACAAATTTCAAATGTTATTTTTATAACAATTGATGATTTCTTTGGTAATTAGGGTTATATACCTTACAATAAATATTTAATCTCAAAATTCAAGGGGTGAGTGAGAATCAGACTCTACTACAAAAAGTAAACTCTCACTATTTAAATTATCTATCCAACTTTAACACTATGTATGAAAAGAAAAAGAAGTAAAACAATTCATTGATGAACTTTATGTCATCACATTTTCATTTATATAAATTTACGAGATGTAAtctaatttataaaaatatattattcaataTTAGGTAATTGATATGTGAATAAAAAAtaaagttaaaaattaaaataatcatatagtattcaaaaattatttcttCATAGGTGCAAGTTCGTTCGAGataatattttgatatatatatatataggctcGTGCTTGTACGCTAGTTATTCTAGAAGGCCGCTGCGAAACGCGACTTAGTAAACTAGTTGACACACGTATTTAGTTAAAAAAAAGAGTTTGCAAGTCTTTAATGTTAGATATTGTTATAGATTTCGGAAATCGTAACTATTCAGTCGAGATATCGATTTTTGACTTATGGGACAACTTCGGAAAAATTGAGATATCTATCGTTGATTTATCAAATCGATCAAATATTTTTGACTAATTTAtcgtaatttttgaaaaatccaCCAATTGCTAACTTaataagtaagttggaataagaaaatatataacaaaaatgcagtttgaaattcaaaattaaaaaaaaaggtGAGTAAATTGGGAGGAATATAGGTAGGTGTTGATGACAGATTACGTAATGAAAAACATCCCAAAAGCGGTAAATTTGAACAAGAGGGCAGCTGAACGGAATAAATTCAAAGGCAGGGATTACGAAGAGTCATTTaacattattttaaatttataccCCCTCATAAAACATTTCTTACACAAACAAATTTTATTACAGAACAAAACATAAAACACAACATTTTAACAAAGGGGTTTAATCAATGGCAACGAGCAGCAAGAACTCAGAGAAAAAACCTGTTCTGAGAAAGCCTGTCTTTACCAAAGTGGAGTCTTTGAAACCAGGGACTCAGGGACATAACCTGGTTGTTAAGGTCGAAAGTAGTGAGGATGTGTTGAAAAAAGGTCAAGCTAAGCTTCTGTCTCTTCGTAACACTCGTGTGTCCGAGTGTCTTGTTGGTGATGAAACTGCTGTCATCATTTTTACTGCTCGCAATGACCAAGGTTTACATTTTTATCTACTGTTTTGTTGATTTACATATATGTTTGTTCGGGACGGCGGAACCAGGATTTTAAATTTATGTCGTCACTTATTCCGTTTCGGCTGCGGAATCaggattttaaatttaaaatttatttcagTCTCTTATTCCGTCTCGGCGGCGGCGGAACCacaattttaaatttatttcGTCACTTTTTCCGTCCGTCCCGGCGGTGGAATCAGGATTTTAAATATATTCggatattttaaaattttgggcTGAAACAtctattaaatattttttaaaaaataagatTTAAAACTTAAAAGCGGTTATTAATTTTTCGGGTTCGGTTGGGGCTTCGGCTAGGTTCTTACTGGTTTGGCTTTGTTTGAATGTTCTGTTTTGTATAAAGCAGATGTTTGTAACTTGTTGAATCTCATTTCTTATGGAATTGGGGTTTTGTGGACCTACATTACAAACCCTAGAAGTGTGTTTGTTTATATGTTTGGGGGATCTTCTTGTGTTTTTCACATGTCTTTGTGATGCATTTTTAGCTCTTTTATTGACTTGGATATTTGGATTGTTTCAAATGTGTTATTTGTGTGTGTGCTTATGTGTGGGAGTGTATCAGTGTATTTTTGACACCTGGCGGTTAAAGAATGTGTCCGCATTGAATATCGAATACATAATTGAATTAGATGTGGTGTTGACAGTGTTCTTTAGCACCTCTGTTTTGGCAAATTTGGTCTATAGCACATTACAAACCCTAGAAAATAGAAATTGTGTATAAATGGTTCATGTTGATAAATCAGTGATCGTAACACGTATGTCGCATCCTAAGGTCTTCAGTCGCTTGAAAGTATTAAATTAATTGCTTCAAATCTGTTTTTTTTATGTTGCATTTTGGAACTTGTGTTCTTTCAAGTGATCTATATCTTTGCGTCGCATTTTGAGCCCTTCATTCCCTTGAAAATGTTAAGAACATTATTGTATTAGATCCTGCTCGTAAATGTTGATAGTGTTCTTCAGGGCTTCTTCATCCttgttaaattcttcatccttgGGAAATTGTTCTGTAACACATTTTTCTGTAATACTTATAGTAGTCTCTTTCTCGTGTTGGACTACTATGTCAATGTATGAGCAATGAACTCTCAGAATGTTCCTGCATTTAGATTGATGCTTAATTTATATACAGACTCTGTATTCAATTAATGGTTGAAGAGGTTGTGTTAATTTGACTAAATTTTGCAGTTGCTGTGTATCTGATATTTGCTTTATAGAAGTGATGAGCTAGAATTtagcaaaaaat is a window of Apium graveolens cultivar Ventura chromosome 11, ASM990537v1, whole genome shotgun sequence DNA encoding:
- the LOC141698245 gene encoding uncharacterized protein At4g28440-like, which codes for MATSSKNSEKKPVLRKPVFTKVESLKPGTQGHNLVVKVESSEDVLKKGQAKLLSLRNTRVSECLVGDETAVIIFTARNDQVDVMKPGTSIIVRNAKIDMFKGTMRLAVDKWGRIEVTEPVKFEVMKDNNLSLIEYELVTVVGPN